In a genomic window of Streptomyces sp. SJL17-4:
- a CDS encoding ADP-ribosylglycohydrolase family protein produces the protein MATTAAAVWGRAEQQDFRARVRGCLLGGALGDALGAGVEGLTLAEIRDAHGPDGLGEPAPAFGRRGAVTAATQMGLFTVDGLIRAQVRRDTGAWHPPTDVHRAHLRWAATQRDWGPDERRKDNGWLAREEWLYARRNPSRACLTGLGDEILGTLDKPKNPEAADSGALVRSAPFGLLVGWEPQLVCQLAVECAAQTHGAPAAGLAAGAFAVVVHGLARGGSVEAAVDRALGQLAARPGHEPVTEALGRALGAVREGIPDPERVAALGAGEDRAEGQLAAAVYCALVGEDVRHGLRLAVNHDGPSAVTGALTGALLGALHGETALPPAWLAELEGRATVLELADDFSMEMTQGAALHSPTESSPGWLARYPRG, from the coding sequence GTGGCCACGACAGCCGCGGCCGTGTGGGGCCGCGCCGAGCAGCAGGACTTCCGCGCCCGCGTACGGGGCTGTCTGCTCGGCGGAGCCCTCGGCGACGCCCTGGGCGCGGGCGTCGAGGGGCTCACCCTCGCCGAGATCAGGGACGCCCACGGACCTGACGGACTCGGCGAGCCCGCGCCCGCGTTCGGCCGTCGTGGCGCCGTCACCGCCGCCACCCAGATGGGGCTCTTCACCGTCGACGGTCTGATCCGCGCCCAGGTCCGCCGCGACACCGGCGCCTGGCACCCGCCCACCGACGTCCACCGGGCGCATCTGCGCTGGGCCGCCACCCAGCGCGACTGGGGCCCCGACGAGCGCCGCAAGGACAACGGCTGGCTCGCCCGCGAGGAATGGCTCTACGCCCGCCGCAACCCGTCCCGCGCCTGCCTCACCGGCCTCGGCGACGAGATCCTCGGCACCCTCGACAAGCCCAAGAACCCGGAGGCCGCCGACTCCGGCGCGCTCGTCCGCTCCGCCCCCTTCGGGCTGCTCGTCGGCTGGGAGCCGCAGCTCGTCTGCCAGCTCGCCGTGGAGTGCGCCGCCCAGACCCACGGCGCCCCGGCCGCCGGCCTCGCCGCCGGCGCCTTCGCGGTCGTCGTCCACGGCCTCGCGCGCGGCGGCTCCGTGGAGGCGGCCGTCGACCGGGCGCTCGGGCAGCTGGCGGCGCGCCCCGGCCACGAGCCGGTCACCGAGGCGCTGGGCCGCGCCCTCGGAGCCGTACGGGAGGGGATTCCCGACCCGGAGCGGGTGGCCGCCCTCGGCGCGGGGGAGGACCGGGCCGAGGGGCAGCTGGCGGCGGCGGTCTACTGCGCCCTGGTCGGCGAGGACGTACGGCACGGGCTGCGGCTCGCGGTGAACCACGACGGTCCTTCGGCGGTGACCGGGGCGCTCACGGGCGCGCTGCTCGGCGCCCTGCACGGCGAGACGGCCCTCCCGCCGGCCTGGCTGGCCGAACTGGAGGGCCGTGCGACGGTCCTGGAGCTCGCGGACGACTTCTCGATGGAGATGACCCAGGGGGCCGCCCTGCACAGCCCGACGGAGTCCTCGCCGGGCTGGCTCGCGCGCTATCCGAGGGGCTGA
- a CDS encoding DUF397 domain-containing protein — translation MAIIQGGTDTWTKSSYSGGNGACVEVKSPLVAAIAVRDSKAPEGPSLSFGPGSWNAFVGEVSNGAL, via the coding sequence ATGGCGATTATTCAGGGTGGCACCGACACCTGGACGAAGTCCTCGTACTCCGGAGGGAACGGGGCCTGCGTCGAAGTGAAGTCCCCCCTCGTGGCCGCGATCGCGGTGCGCGACTCCAAGGCCCCCGAGGGTCCCTCCCTCTCTTTCGGACCGGGATCGTGGAACGCCTTCGTCGGCGAGGTGAGCAACGGGGCCCTCTGA
- a CDS encoding sodium:solute symporter family protein: MNSLDWAVLIGYFGVMVAIGVWSHKRVDNVSDFFTAGGKMPWWLSGISHHMSGYSAVMFTGYAGIAYTYGVTSYVTWSFPIAIGIAIGAHLFAPRLNRLRSRLHVASPLEYLKNRYNLPTQQALAWSGVLLKIVDVGAKWAAIATLLSVFTGISLNQGILITGVITGIYCTVGGLWADALTELGQFIIQFFAGIAMLVAVLAKLGGISALWDVWDRPELQGHTAPTAGPYTLTFLLAYLFIKTFEYSGGMWNQAQRYMATPNAREATRSGRLSAVLWFVWPLVLFFPMWVAPLLVDPKKPDASDSYALMTEQLLPHGLLGLVIVGFFSHTMAMCSSDANAIAAVFTRDIAPVLSKTARSWTQRAGLVAARWSTIAFLALSMAVATQVNSPTFKDIITVVIKWVAGLMGPIAIPFMLGLLKAFRKSGPTAALVSWAAGLFVFWLTNYGLDGIELQIQIVSPLATSLVLYVLIGFIRPEDTPERDALLDKIGTDPDDEGGAAIPAQGGERTGQPLA; encoded by the coding sequence ATGAACAGTCTCGACTGGGCCGTGCTCATCGGCTACTTCGGCGTGATGGTCGCGATCGGCGTCTGGTCCCACAAGCGCGTGGACAACGTCTCCGACTTCTTCACCGCCGGCGGCAAGATGCCCTGGTGGCTCTCCGGCATCTCGCACCACATGTCCGGCTACAGCGCGGTGATGTTCACCGGATACGCCGGCATCGCCTACACCTACGGCGTCACGTCGTACGTCACCTGGTCCTTCCCGATCGCGATCGGGATCGCGATCGGCGCCCATCTCTTCGCGCCCCGCCTCAACCGGCTCCGCTCCCGGCTCCACGTGGCCTCCCCGCTGGAGTACCTGAAGAACCGGTACAACCTCCCCACCCAGCAGGCGCTCGCCTGGTCCGGCGTCCTCCTGAAGATCGTCGACGTCGGCGCCAAGTGGGCCGCGATCGCCACCCTGCTCTCCGTCTTCACCGGGATCTCCCTCAACCAGGGCATCCTCATCACCGGCGTGATCACCGGCATCTACTGCACGGTCGGCGGCCTCTGGGCCGACGCGCTCACCGAACTCGGCCAGTTCATCATCCAGTTCTTCGCCGGCATCGCGATGCTCGTCGCCGTCCTCGCCAAGCTCGGCGGGATCAGCGCGCTGTGGGACGTCTGGGACCGGCCGGAGCTCCAGGGCCACACCGCGCCGACGGCCGGCCCGTACACGCTGACCTTCCTGCTCGCGTACCTCTTCATCAAGACCTTCGAGTACAGCGGCGGCATGTGGAACCAGGCCCAGCGCTACATGGCCACCCCCAACGCCCGCGAGGCCACCCGCTCCGGGCGCCTCTCCGCCGTCCTCTGGTTCGTCTGGCCGCTCGTCCTCTTCTTCCCCATGTGGGTCGCGCCACTGCTCGTCGACCCGAAGAAGCCCGACGCCTCCGACTCGTACGCCCTGATGACCGAACAACTCCTGCCGCACGGCCTCCTCGGTCTGGTCATCGTCGGCTTCTTCTCGCACACCATGGCCATGTGCTCCTCCGACGCCAACGCCATCGCGGCCGTCTTCACCCGGGACATCGCACCCGTCCTCAGCAAGACCGCGCGGAGCTGGACACAGCGGGCCGGTCTGGTGGCCGCGCGCTGGTCGACGATCGCCTTCCTCGCGCTGTCGATGGCCGTCGCCACCCAGGTCAACTCGCCCACCTTCAAGGACATCATCACCGTCGTCATCAAGTGGGTCGCCGGTCTGATGGGCCCGATCGCCATCCCGTTCATGCTGGGTCTCCTGAAGGCCTTCCGGAAGTCCGGCCCGACGGCGGCGCTCGTCTCCTGGGCCGCCGGACTCTTCGTCTTCTGGCTCACCAACTACGGCCTCGACGGCATCGAGCTCCAGATCCAGATCGTCTCGCCGCTCGCCACGTCGCTCGTCCTGTACGTGCTCATCGGCTTCATCAGGCCCGAGGACACCCCGGAACGGGACGCGCTCCTGGACAAGATCGGCACGGACCCGGACGACGAGGGCGGCGCCGCGATCCCCGCTCAGGGCGGCGAGCGCACCGGCCAGCCCCTCGCGTGA
- a CDS encoding bifunctional FO biosynthesis protein CofGH, translated as MTDHQAARPTANAMRRALKRARDGVALDVGEAAVLLRARGEDLADLVASAGRVRDAGLAAAGRPGVITYSKSVFIPLTRLCRDKCHYCTFVTVPGKLRRDGHGMFMSPDEVLDIARRGAELGCKEALITLGDKPEDRWPEAREWLDAHGYDDTIAYVRAMAIRILEETGLLPHLNPGVMSWTDFQRLKPVAPSMGMMLETTATRLWSEPGGPHYGSPDKEPAVRLRVLEDAGRSSVPFTSGLLLGIGETLEERAESLFALRRVSRAYHSIQELIIQNFRAKPDTAMRGMPDAELDDLVATVAVARHIMGPSACLQAPPNLVDSEYERLIAAGIDDWGGVSPLTIDHVNPERPWPRIEELAEKSRAAGFELRERLCVYPEFVRRGEPWLDPRLLPHVRALADPATGLANPDAPVRGLPWQEPDEAFTATGRTDLHATIDTTGRTHDRRDDFDEVYGDWDALREAAAPGMVPERVDTDVREALAVAADDPTKLSDAQALALLHADGPALDALTRIADDVRKSVSGDDVTYIVTRNINFTNVCYTGCRFCAFAQRRTDADAYTLSLDQVADRAEQAWDVGAVEVCMQGGIHPDLPGTAYFDIARAVKKRVPGMHVHAFSPMEVVNGATRTGLSIREWLTAAKEAGLDSIPGTAAEILDDEVRWVLTKGKLPTATWIEVITTAHELGIRSSSTMMYGHVDQPRHWLGHFRTLARIQQETGGFTEFVTLPFIHTNAPVYLAGIARPGPTTRDNRAVIAMARLLLHPHIPNIQTSWVKLGTEGAAEMLRSGANDLGGTLMEETISRMAGSSYGSYRSIRDLEAIAEAAGRPAKPRTTLYGEVPEERQRTARASDGHLPELLPVLPQE; from the coding sequence ATGACTGATCACCAGGCAGCCCGCCCCACCGCGAACGCCATGCGCCGTGCCCTCAAGCGCGCCAGGGACGGCGTCGCGCTCGATGTCGGTGAGGCGGCCGTGCTGTTGCGGGCGCGGGGGGAGGATCTGGCGGATCTGGTCGCGTCCGCGGGGCGGGTGCGGGACGCGGGCCTGGCGGCGGCCGGGCGTCCGGGGGTCATCACGTACTCGAAGAGCGTGTTCATACCGCTCACCCGGCTCTGCCGGGACAAGTGCCACTACTGCACCTTCGTCACCGTCCCGGGCAAGCTGCGCCGCGACGGCCACGGGATGTTCATGTCGCCGGACGAGGTCCTCGACATCGCCCGCCGTGGCGCGGAACTGGGCTGCAAGGAAGCCCTGATCACCCTCGGGGACAAGCCCGAGGACCGCTGGCCCGAGGCCCGCGAATGGCTCGACGCGCACGGCTACGACGACACCATCGCCTACGTACGGGCCATGGCCATCCGGATCCTCGAAGAGACCGGGCTGCTGCCGCACCTGAACCCCGGTGTCATGTCGTGGACCGACTTCCAGCGGCTCAAGCCCGTCGCCCCCTCTATGGGGATGATGCTGGAGACGACCGCGACCCGGCTGTGGTCGGAGCCCGGCGGCCCGCACTACGGGTCCCCCGACAAGGAGCCGGCGGTGCGGCTCAGGGTCCTTGAGGACGCGGGGCGGTCCTCCGTGCCCTTCACCTCGGGGCTGCTTCTGGGCATCGGGGAGACGCTGGAGGAGCGGGCGGAGTCACTGTTCGCGCTGCGGCGGGTCTCGCGCGCGTACCACTCCATTCAGGAGCTGATCATCCAGAACTTCCGCGCCAAGCCGGACACGGCCATGCGCGGCATGCCGGACGCCGAGCTCGACGACCTCGTCGCCACCGTCGCCGTCGCCCGCCACATCATGGGCCCCTCCGCCTGCCTCCAGGCCCCGCCCAATCTCGTCGACTCCGAGTACGAGCGCCTGATCGCCGCCGGCATCGACGACTGGGGCGGCGTGTCCCCGCTCACCATCGACCACGTGAACCCCGAGCGGCCCTGGCCCAGGATCGAGGAACTCGCGGAGAAGTCCCGGGCGGCCGGTTTCGAGCTGCGCGAACGGCTCTGCGTCTACCCGGAGTTCGTGCGCCGGGGCGAGCCCTGGCTCGACCCCCGCCTCCTCCCGCACGTCCGCGCCCTCGCCGACCCCGCCACCGGCCTGGCGAACCCCGACGCGCCGGTCCGCGGCCTGCCCTGGCAGGAGCCCGACGAGGCGTTCACCGCCACCGGCCGCACCGACCTGCACGCCACCATCGACACCACCGGCCGCACCCACGACCGCCGCGACGACTTCGACGAGGTGTACGGCGACTGGGACGCCCTGCGCGAAGCCGCCGCCCCCGGCATGGTCCCCGAGCGGGTCGACACCGACGTCCGCGAGGCCCTCGCCGTCGCAGCCGACGACCCCACGAAGCTCTCCGACGCCCAGGCCCTCGCCCTGCTGCACGCCGACGGCCCCGCCCTCGACGCCCTGACCCGCATCGCCGACGACGTCCGCAAGTCCGTCTCCGGCGACGATGTGACGTACATCGTCACCAGGAACATCAACTTCACCAACGTCTGCTACACCGGCTGCCGTTTCTGCGCCTTCGCCCAGCGCCGTACCGACGCCGACGCCTACACCCTCTCCCTCGACCAGGTCGCCGACCGCGCCGAACAGGCCTGGGACGTCGGCGCCGTCGAGGTCTGCATGCAAGGCGGCATCCACCCCGACCTGCCCGGCACCGCCTACTTCGACATCGCCCGCGCGGTGAAGAAACGCGTCCCCGGCATGCACGTCCACGCCTTCTCACCGATGGAGGTCGTCAACGGCGCCACCCGCACCGGCCTTTCGATCCGCGAGTGGCTCACGGCCGCCAAGGAAGCCGGACTCGACTCGATCCCCGGCACCGCCGCCGAGATCCTCGACGACGAAGTCCGCTGGGTACTGACGAAGGGCAAGCTGCCGACGGCGACGTGGATCGAGGTCATCACCACGGCCCACGAACTCGGCATCCGCTCCTCCTCCACGATGATGTACGGCCACGTCGACCAGCCCCGCCACTGGCTCGGCCACTTCCGTACCCTCGCCCGCATCCAGCAGGAGACGGGCGGTTTCACCGAGTTCGTCACCCTCCCCTTCATCCACACCAACGCCCCCGTCTACCTCGCGGGCATCGCCCGCCCCGGCCCCACCACCCGCGACAACCGCGCGGTCATCGCCATGGCCCGCCTCCTCCTCCACCCCCACATCCCCAACATCCAGACCAGCTGGGTGAAGCTCGGCACCGAGGGCGCGGCGGAGATGCTCCGCTCCGGCGCCAACGACCTCGGCGGCACCCTCATGGAAGAAACCATCTCCCGCATGGCCGGCTCCAGCTACGGCTCCTACCGCTCCATCCGCGACCTCGAAGCCATCGCGGAAGCGGCGGGCCGCCCGGCGAAGCCCCGGACAACCCTCTACGGCGAAGTACCGGAGGAACGGCAGCGCACGGCGAGGGCGTCGGACGGACACCTCCCGGAACTGCTGCCGGTCCTTCCCCAGGAGTAG
- a CDS encoding DNA-binding protein, producing MSGTLVLDSEGLSRYLRGDRTMTARLEAARLDDMRVVVSAVTIVEADPSGAHRARISWALSRPAVEPVTKEIAAAAVGLLAGIDSGGGHNYALDAIVAATARAAHPPVVLLTSDPEDLERLCGPDIAVLKV from the coding sequence GTGAGCGGCACCCTCGTACTCGACTCCGAAGGGCTCTCCCGGTACCTGCGAGGTGACCGCACCATGACGGCGCGCTTGGAGGCTGCGCGTCTCGACGACATGCGGGTCGTCGTCAGTGCGGTGACGATCGTCGAGGCCGACCCGAGCGGTGCGCACCGAGCGCGGATCTCCTGGGCTCTCTCCCGGCCGGCCGTCGAGCCGGTCACCAAGGAGATCGCGGCGGCGGCCGTCGGCCTTCTGGCCGGCATCGACAGCGGCGGCGGCCACAATTACGCGCTGGACGCCATCGTGGCCGCGACCGCGCGCGCCGCCCATCCGCCGGTCGTCCTGCTGACCTCCGACCCGGAGGACCTCGAACGGCTCTGTGGACCGGACATCGCCGTGCTCAAGGTCTGA
- a CDS encoding LLM class F420-dependent oxidoreductase encodes MRISTTIFLTDETISPVRLARELEQRGFGGLYLPEHTHIPVARDTSYPAGGELPREYGRTLDPFVALGQAAAVTERLALGTGITLITQHDPIALAKQIATLDHLSGGRFTLGLGFGWNKEEAADHGVDWPTRRELGRDRLNLMRALWAPEPTAYEGEFGHSVRPSQAWPKPAGGAPRILLGGAAGPKLFAQIAAQTDGWMPIGGRGLTESLPVLKEAWEQAGRDPKTLEIVPYAVLPTPGKLAHYAELGCEEVVLQLPPGDEAEVLRVLDDFAQYL; translated from the coding sequence ATGCGGATCTCGACCACGATCTTCCTGACCGACGAGACCATCAGCCCCGTGCGGCTCGCGCGCGAGCTCGAACAGCGCGGCTTCGGCGGGCTCTACCTCCCCGAGCACACCCACATCCCCGTCGCACGGGACACGAGCTACCCGGCGGGCGGCGAACTGCCCCGCGAGTACGGCCGCACCCTCGACCCGTTCGTGGCCCTCGGCCAGGCCGCGGCGGTCACCGAGCGCCTGGCGCTCGGCACCGGCATCACGCTGATCACCCAGCACGACCCGATCGCCCTCGCGAAGCAGATCGCGACCCTCGACCACCTCTCCGGTGGCCGCTTCACCCTCGGCCTCGGCTTCGGCTGGAACAAGGAGGAGGCCGCCGACCACGGCGTCGACTGGCCGACCCGCCGGGAGCTCGGCCGCGACCGGCTGAACCTGATGCGAGCCCTCTGGGCCCCCGAACCCACCGCGTACGAAGGCGAGTTCGGCCACTCGGTCCGCCCGTCCCAGGCCTGGCCGAAGCCGGCGGGCGGCGCGCCCCGCATCCTCCTGGGCGGCGCGGCGGGCCCGAAGCTCTTCGCGCAGATCGCGGCGCAGACGGACGGCTGGATGCCGATCGGCGGCCGGGGTCTGACGGAGTCCCTCCCGGTCCTGAAGGAGGCGTGGGAGCAGGCGGGCCGCGACCCGAAGACCCTGGAGATCGTCCCGTACGCGGTCCTCCCGACCCCGGGCAAGCTCGCGCACTACGCGGAACTGGGCTGCGAGGAGGTGGTCCTCCAGCTTCCCCCGGGGGACGAGGCGGAGGTTCTGCGGGTACTGGACGACTTCGCGCAGTACCTGTAG
- a CDS encoding helix-turn-helix transcriptional regulator: protein MASNVNPTVRRRRLGQELRKLREAKNMTAEQVAERLLVSQSKISRLENGRRSISQRDVRDLCGVYEVEDERMVDSLMQMAKDSRQQGWWHAFGDIPYSVYIGLETDAESLRMYESQIIPGLLQTPAYAEAVISGAMPESTPTDIDKRVTVRTRRQERIRDEERPLRLWAVIDEGALHRIVGSRQLMVEQLEHLIEQSHLPHVTVQVIPFEMGAHPGISGQYSILEFPDTSDSSVVYIEGVTSDLYLEKAQDVGKYSVMYEHLRAQALNVEQTRDFISEMVKKHSKG, encoded by the coding sequence GTGGCGTCCAACGTCAACCCCACCGTCAGGCGACGCCGATTGGGCCAGGAGCTGCGCAAGCTCCGGGAAGCGAAGAACATGACGGCCGAGCAGGTCGCCGAGCGTCTTCTCGTCTCCCAGTCCAAGATCAGCCGGCTGGAGAACGGCCGCCGTTCCATCAGCCAGCGCGATGTGCGCGACCTGTGCGGCGTGTACGAGGTCGAGGACGAGCGCATGGTCGACTCGCTCATGCAGATGGCCAAGGACTCGCGCCAGCAGGGCTGGTGGCACGCCTTCGGCGACATCCCGTACAGCGTCTACATCGGTCTGGAGACGGACGCGGAGAGCCTGCGGATGTACGAGTCGCAGATCATCCCCGGACTGCTCCAGACCCCCGCGTACGCGGAGGCCGTGATCTCCGGTGCGATGCCGGAGTCGACACCGACCGACATCGACAAGCGGGTCACCGTCCGCACCCGCCGCCAGGAGCGGATCCGGGACGAGGAGCGTCCGCTGCGCCTGTGGGCGGTCATCGACGAGGGTGCGCTGCACCGGATCGTCGGCAGCAGGCAGCTGATGGTGGAGCAGCTGGAGCACCTCATCGAGCAGTCGCACCTGCCGCACGTCACCGTGCAGGTGATCCCGTTCGAGATGGGCGCGCATCCGGGGATCAGCGGGCAGTACTCGATCCTGGAGTTCCCGGACACGTCCGACTCCAGCGTCGTCTACATCGAGGGCGTGACGAGCGATCTGTACCTGGAGAAGGCGCAGGACGTCGGCAAGTACAGCGTCATGTACGAGCACCTCAGGGCGCAGGCGCTGAACGTCGAGCAGACCCGCGACTTCATCTCGGAGATGGTGAAGAAGCACTCCAAGGGCTGA
- a CDS encoding SDR family oxidoreductase: MLLQGKTVVVSGVGAGLGHRIAETVVRDGGNAVLGARTEANLAKSAAEIDPAGRRTAYRATDITDEGQCEALAALATERFGGIDAVVHVAARDSCFGGLEDADFATWQGVLDVNLLGTLRMTRACLPALKARGGSVVLIGTQSAVAAPTQVRQAAYAASKGALTSAMYSLAHELGPYRIRVNTVLPGWMWGPPVQAFVQFTAHTEKVPEAEVLARLTERMALPELATDGDVAEAAAFLASDRARAITGQSLLVNAGELMR; encoded by the coding sequence ATGCTGCTCCAGGGGAAGACGGTCGTCGTGTCGGGTGTCGGTGCCGGGCTCGGTCACCGCATCGCCGAGACGGTCGTACGGGACGGGGGCAACGCGGTCCTCGGTGCCCGTACCGAGGCCAACCTCGCCAAGTCCGCCGCCGAGATCGACCCGGCGGGCCGCCGTACCGCGTACCGCGCCACCGACATCACCGACGAGGGGCAGTGCGAGGCCCTCGCCGCTCTCGCGACCGAGCGCTTCGGCGGGATCGACGCGGTGGTGCACGTCGCCGCCCGGGACTCCTGCTTCGGCGGCCTGGAGGACGCCGACTTCGCCACCTGGCAGGGCGTCCTGGACGTCAATCTGCTCGGGACCCTGCGGATGACCCGGGCCTGCCTGCCGGCGCTCAAGGCGCGCGGGGGGTCGGTCGTCCTCATCGGTACGCAGTCGGCCGTGGCCGCGCCCACACAGGTGCGCCAGGCGGCGTACGCGGCCTCGAAGGGGGCACTGACCTCGGCGATGTACTCGCTCGCGCACGAGCTCGGGCCGTATCGCATCCGGGTCAACACCGTCCTGCCGGGATGGATGTGGGGGCCGCCGGTGCAGGCCTTCGTCCAGTTCACCGCGCACACCGAGAAGGTGCCGGAGGCGGAGGTGCTCGCCCGGCTCACCGAGCGGATGGCACTTCCGGAGCTCGCGACGGACGGGGACGTGGCGGAGGCGGCAGCCTTCCTCGCCTCGGACCGGGCGCGGGCGATCACGGGTCAGTCGCTGCTCGTGAACGCCGGGGAGCTGATGCGCTGA
- a CDS encoding GPP34 family phosphoprotein produces MGRSRRTIPEELLLLALDPTTGTTAQPQSLDLGLAGAQLVELALAGRIAPDGDRIAVVMPRPTGDPTLDSALELLRRRGSPVRAVHWIGGPRLGLRQTYLSHLERCGMVHAVEGQMCGVLPTTRYQATDTAISREIRSRLDSAIRTGVPPDPRTAALAALAHAVGLGKHLYPGNEGRSSRSRLRDLIRHDPMGGLVAHAVMDVQNGAAAQPRRSAAGVPAQPRGNMARAAAH; encoded by the coding sequence ATGGGCAGGAGCCGCAGAACCATTCCGGAGGAGCTTCTGCTGCTCGCTCTGGACCCGACCACGGGTACCACAGCGCAGCCGCAGTCGCTCGACCTCGGCCTGGCCGGAGCACAGCTAGTGGAGCTGGCGCTGGCAGGCCGGATAGCCCCTGACGGGGATCGTATCGCCGTGGTGATGCCACGGCCGACCGGAGATCCGACCTTGGACTCCGCACTGGAACTGCTGCGCAGGCGCGGCAGTCCGGTTCGGGCCGTCCACTGGATCGGCGGGCCCCGACTGGGGCTCCGCCAGACGTATCTCTCGCATCTGGAGCGATGCGGCATGGTGCATGCCGTGGAGGGCCAGATGTGCGGGGTGTTGCCGACGACTCGCTACCAGGCGACGGACACGGCGATCAGTCGGGAGATCCGTTCCCGGCTGGACAGTGCGATCCGCACCGGCGTACCGCCGGACCCGCGGACCGCGGCGCTTGCCGCGCTGGCCCACGCGGTCGGTCTCGGGAAGCACCTCTACCCCGGCAACGAAGGACGGTCGTCGCGGTCCCGGCTGCGCGATCTGATCCGGCACGACCCGATGGGCGGACTCGTGGCGCACGCCGTGATGGACGTCCAGAACGGCGCGGCTGCACAGCCGCGCCGGAGCGCCGCGGGTGTCCCGGCGCAGCCTCGCGGCAACATGGCCCGCGCGGCGGCGCACTAG